A window from Nocardioides mesophilus encodes these proteins:
- a CDS encoding ABC transporter ATP-binding protein translates to MPPMPTLPTMLDVRELTTSYGAVTALDRLTFSAPRGKITAVLGANGAGKTTLLRTLSGLVRPTHGSAELEGADLVRTPTEAMSGLGLAHVPEGRGVITELTVEENLRLGGLGRSARSQAAPLDRVFTLFPVLSDRRNAIAHVLSGGERQMLVIGRALMATPKILLLDEPSLGLAPRVVGQIFDLLRSLVESDGLTVLLVEQNARSALSIADFGVVLNLGRLVVHDEAAVLAADEKLRHAYLGF, encoded by the coding sequence ATGCCGCCCATGCCGACCCTGCCGACCATGCTCGACGTACGCGAGCTCACCACCAGCTACGGAGCTGTCACGGCCCTCGACCGGCTGACGTTCTCGGCCCCGAGAGGCAAGATCACCGCGGTGCTCGGTGCCAACGGGGCGGGGAAGACCACGCTGCTGCGCACCCTCTCCGGCCTGGTCCGGCCCACGCACGGGAGCGCCGAGCTGGAGGGCGCCGACCTGGTGCGCACCCCGACCGAGGCCATGTCCGGTCTCGGGCTGGCCCACGTGCCCGAGGGCCGCGGCGTGATCACGGAGCTCACCGTCGAGGAGAACCTCCGTCTCGGCGGGCTGGGTCGCTCCGCCCGGTCGCAGGCCGCGCCGCTGGACCGGGTGTTCACGCTGTTCCCGGTGCTCAGCGACCGACGCAACGCGATCGCGCACGTGCTGTCGGGCGGGGAACGGCAGATGCTGGTGATCGGCCGGGCACTGATGGCCACGCCCAAGATCCTGCTTCTCGACGAGCCGTCGCTGGGCCTCGCACCGCGGGTGGTGGGACAGATCTTCGACCTGCTCAGGTCGTTGGTGGAGTCCGACGGACTCACCGTGCTGCTGGTCGAGCAGAACGCGCGCAGCGCCCTGTCCATCGCCGACTTCGGCGTCGTGCTGAACCTCGGCCGGCTCGTGGTCCACGACGAGGCGGCCGTCCTCGCAGCGGACGAGAAGCTCCGCCACGCCTACCTCGGTTTCTGA
- a CDS encoding ABC transporter ATP-binding protein, with protein sequence MSTSPAEDPASAAPVFTMSGIGVGFGGIVALDGVGLEVARHQVLGVIGPNGAGKTTLFNVACGFVQPDTGTLTWQGRELDRLRPHQLAGLGIGRTLQGLGLFDQMSVLDNVMVGADRHARASFLSSLLALPRSAKDEAALEDRARTVLSELGIEAYAGHLPSSLPYPVRKRVALARARVSEPELLLLDEPASGLSNDEMAELGELIRGLTDRMSVMLVEHHMDLVMSVCDRIVVLDFGKVIARGRPEEIRDDPAVLAAYLGDEVPHTHQDVAIGEER encoded by the coding sequence GTGAGCACTTCCCCTGCCGAGGACCCGGCGAGCGCCGCGCCGGTGTTCACGATGTCCGGGATCGGGGTCGGCTTCGGGGGCATCGTCGCGCTCGACGGCGTGGGTCTGGAGGTGGCCCGGCACCAGGTTCTCGGGGTGATCGGGCCCAACGGCGCCGGCAAGACCACCTTGTTCAACGTGGCCTGCGGATTCGTGCAGCCGGACACCGGCACCCTGACGTGGCAGGGCCGCGAGCTCGACCGGCTGCGGCCGCACCAGCTCGCCGGCCTGGGCATCGGCAGGACGCTGCAGGGCCTCGGCCTCTTCGACCAGATGAGCGTCCTCGACAACGTCATGGTCGGTGCGGACCGGCACGCCCGCGCGAGCTTCCTCTCGAGCCTGCTCGCGCTGCCGCGCAGCGCCAAGGACGAGGCGGCTCTGGAGGATCGGGCCCGGACGGTCCTCTCCGAGCTCGGCATCGAGGCGTACGCCGGGCACCTGCCGTCCAGCCTGCCGTACCCGGTCCGCAAGCGGGTCGCCCTGGCCCGCGCGAGGGTCAGCGAGCCCGAGCTCCTGCTTCTCGACGAGCCGGCGTCCGGGCTCTCCAACGACGAGATGGCCGAGCTGGGCGAGCTGATCCGCGGGCTCACCGACCGGATGTCGGTGATGCTCGTCGAGCACCACATGGATCTGGTGATGAGCGTCTGCGACCGGATCGTCGTGCTCGACTTCGGCAAGGTGATCGCGCGCGGTCGGCCCGAAGAGATCCGGGACGACCCGGCGGTGCTGGCGGCCTACCTCGGCGACGAGGTCCCGCACACGCACCAGGACGTCGCCATCGGAGAGGAGCGCTGA
- a CDS encoding PucR family transcriptional regulator, which translates to MVQPPAPRGPAPARPPEPAADALERQIRRAWASLVDRADAIADDISLTLFEKDREWYDKAGQDLRADVRSSTREHVRRGILTMAGRAEPGKRATDVWRETGRRRARQGVPMELVLNAYSLGTRVLWEALLEQGNRQDLGVDDHVLLMAGQRIWNALDVQNTILVESYRREAARLERRDLQRQQSFLDGLVEGRGADPEFAREAAENLGVGVDEPVACVVAPFDESLDEPLRAPEDRLERAGRVSHWHVRGGAYFGLVPLGEVGHDDLLEMLTQIAAGRVGVAMAPDGIAGFASAYLLATRVAQTVPRGQTQVVAVTDRLPEVLLSASPEVASLVVEESVGPLLAQPQHQADVLIETLLALLEHNGSPTHAAEVLYCHRNTVIYRTKQIEQLTGRSLQVPRDRLMLVLGLIATGRSQQRSAAIQG; encoded by the coding sequence ATGGTCCAGCCCCCCGCTCCGCGCGGCCCCGCGCCCGCGCGGCCCCCGGAACCGGCTGCCGACGCCCTCGAGCGCCAGATCCGGCGCGCCTGGGCATCCCTGGTCGACCGCGCGGACGCCATCGCCGACGACATCTCGCTGACGCTGTTCGAGAAGGACCGCGAGTGGTACGACAAGGCCGGCCAGGACCTCCGCGCCGACGTCCGCAGCAGCACCCGCGAGCACGTCCGCCGCGGCATCCTCACCATGGCCGGGCGCGCCGAGCCGGGCAAGCGGGCCACCGACGTGTGGCGCGAGACCGGTCGGCGGCGGGCCCGGCAGGGCGTGCCGATGGAGCTGGTGCTGAACGCCTACAGCCTCGGCACCCGGGTGCTCTGGGAGGCGCTGCTCGAGCAGGGCAACCGCCAGGACCTCGGCGTCGACGACCACGTGCTGCTGATGGCCGGCCAGCGGATCTGGAACGCCCTCGACGTCCAGAACACCATCCTGGTGGAGTCCTACCGCCGCGAGGCCGCCCGGCTGGAGCGGCGCGACCTGCAGCGCCAGCAGAGCTTCCTCGACGGCTTGGTCGAGGGCAGGGGCGCCGACCCCGAGTTCGCGCGCGAGGCCGCTGAGAACCTGGGCGTCGGGGTGGACGAACCGGTCGCCTGCGTGGTGGCGCCGTTCGACGAGTCCCTGGACGAGCCGCTCCGCGCTCCGGAGGACCGGCTCGAGCGAGCCGGTCGGGTCTCGCACTGGCACGTGCGCGGGGGTGCCTACTTCGGGTTGGTGCCGCTCGGCGAGGTCGGCCACGACGACCTGCTGGAGATGCTCACCCAGATCGCCGCCGGGCGCGTCGGCGTGGCGATGGCGCCGGACGGCATCGCCGGCTTCGCCTCGGCCTACCTGCTCGCCACCCGGGTCGCCCAGACGGTGCCCCGCGGCCAGACGCAGGTCGTGGCCGTCACCGACCGGCTCCCCGAGGTGTTGTTGAGCGCCAGCCCCGAGGTCGCCTCGCTGGTGGTCGAGGAGTCGGTGGGCCCCCTGCTCGCACAGCCGCAGCACCAGGCGGACGTGCTGATCGAGACGCTGCTGGCACTGCTCGAGCACAACGGGTCGCCGACGCACGCCGCCGAGGTGCTGTACTGCCACCGCAACACCGTGATCTATCGGACCAAGCAGATCGAGCAGCTCACCGGCCGCAGCCTCCAGGTGCCGCGCGACCGGCTCATGCTCGTGCTCGGCCTCATCGCGACCGGTCGCTCCCAGCAGCGCTCCGCGGCGATCCAGGGGTGA
- a CDS encoding acyl-CoA dehydrogenase family protein encodes MATTHTPLDLFGTDALIGEEDRAIRDTVRKYVEDKVKPRVADWYETATIPARELARELGSMGLLGMHLEGYGCAGTSATAYGLACMELEAADSGLRSLVSVQGSLAMFALWRWGSEEQKQEWLPRMATGEAIGCFGLTEPDFGSDPGGMRTRARRDGSDWVLNGTKMWITNGSVADVAIVWAQTDDKVRGFVVPTSTPGFSAPEIKKKLSLRASVTAELVLEDVRLPDSAMLPEAKGLSGPLSCLNEARYGIVFGALGAARDCLESAIAYTGDRRIFDKPLAGYQLTQAKLADMTLELGKGMLLALQLGRLKDAGTLRPEQVSLGKLNNVREAIAIARECRTLLGANGITLEYPVLRHANNLESVLTYEGTSEVHQLMIGQALTGVSAFR; translated from the coding sequence GTGGCTACCACCCACACCCCGCTCGACCTCTTCGGCACCGACGCCCTGATCGGCGAGGAGGACCGGGCGATCCGCGACACGGTGCGCAAGTACGTCGAGGACAAGGTCAAGCCGCGCGTCGCCGACTGGTACGAGACCGCGACGATCCCGGCGCGCGAGCTGGCCCGCGAGCTCGGGTCGATGGGGCTGCTCGGCATGCACCTCGAGGGCTACGGCTGCGCGGGGACGAGCGCCACGGCGTACGGCCTGGCCTGCATGGAGCTCGAGGCGGCCGACTCGGGGTTGCGCTCGCTGGTCTCCGTGCAGGGGTCGCTGGCGATGTTCGCCCTCTGGCGGTGGGGCAGCGAGGAGCAGAAGCAGGAGTGGCTGCCGCGGATGGCGACCGGGGAGGCCATCGGGTGCTTCGGGCTGACCGAGCCGGACTTCGGCTCGGACCCCGGCGGGATGCGCACCCGGGCCCGCCGCGACGGCAGCGACTGGGTGCTGAACGGCACCAAGATGTGGATCACGAACGGCTCGGTGGCCGACGTGGCGATCGTGTGGGCGCAGACCGACGACAAGGTCCGCGGGTTCGTGGTGCCGACCAGCACGCCCGGGTTCTCCGCGCCGGAGATCAAGAAGAAGCTCTCACTGCGCGCCTCGGTCACCGCCGAGCTGGTGCTCGAGGACGTCCGGCTGCCCGACTCCGCGATGCTGCCGGAGGCGAAGGGTCTGTCCGGACCGCTGTCCTGCCTCAACGAGGCCCGCTACGGCATCGTCTTCGGTGCCCTCGGCGCCGCCCGTGACTGCCTGGAGAGCGCCATCGCCTACACCGGGGACCGACGGATCTTCGACAAGCCGCTGGCCGGCTACCAGCTGACCCAGGCCAAGCTCGCCGACATGACCCTCGAGCTCGGCAAGGGCATGCTGCTGGCGCTCCAGCTGGGGCGGCTCAAGGACGCCGGGACGCTGCGTCCGGAGCAGGTCAGCCTGGGCAAGCTCAACAACGTCCGCGAGGCGATCGCGATCGCCCGCGAGTGCCGGACGCTGCTGGGGGCCAACGGCATCACCCTGGAGTACCCGGTGCTGCGGCACGCCAACAACCTCGAGTCGGTGCTCACCTACGAGGGGACCTCCGAGGTGCACCAGCTGATGATCGGGCAGGCCCTCACCGGGGTGAGCGCCTTCAGGTGA